A single genomic interval of Lewinellaceae bacterium harbors:
- a CDS encoding RNA methyltransferase, which produces MTPERIQRLKEVAFRRQGGLTVILENVHDPHNIGAVIRSCDSVGIPEIFVLYTEAHLTEDHILIGKKSSSGARKWVDVHYYTSPDACFRHVKQKYGRVLATHLGEAAMPLHSLDLARPAALLFGNERDGVSEAALAYADGNFVIPQMGMAKSLNISVACAVTLYEALRQRLNAGMYGAGNPMPEAEQLALFEEYLERSDKKNKNRRAPRVDGGAFDV; this is translated from the coding sequence ATGACTCCGGAACGAATACAACGCCTGAAAGAAGTGGCTTTCCGGCGGCAGGGCGGCCTGACGGTCATTCTGGAAAACGTGCACGACCCGCACAATATCGGAGCGGTCATCCGTTCCTGCGACTCGGTGGGCATCCCTGAAATCTTCGTTCTCTACACAGAGGCCCACCTGACGGAAGACCACATTCTCATCGGAAAGAAATCGTCCAGCGGCGCCCGAAAATGGGTGGACGTGCACTATTATACCAGCCCGGATGCTTGCTTTCGCCACGTCAAACAGAAATACGGCCGGGTTTTAGCTACCCACCTGGGAGAAGCCGCTATGCCCCTGCACAGCCTCGACCTGGCCCGCCCGGCGGCCCTGCTCTTCGGCAATGAACGCGACGGGGTTTCCGAAGCGGCCCTGGCCTACGCCGACGGCAATTTCGTCATCCCGCAAATGGGAATGGCGAAAAGCCTCAATATTTCCGTAGCCTGCGCGGTCACCCTTTACGAGGCCCTTCGCCAGCGGCTAAATGCCGGCATGTATGGAGCAGGCAACCCCATGCCGGAAGCAGAACAGCTTGCCTTGTTCGAAGAATACCTCGAACGGTCGGATAAGAAAAATAAGAACCGCCGGGCGCCGAGGGTGGATGGAGGGGCTTTTGATGTTTGA
- a CDS encoding amino acid ABC transporter substrate-binding protein, which translates to MISAPSLLPRSNGNRWLFLSVLALLLSSCALFRPADADKKKEQARKEEKKKEEKIAKKEEELLLDPVPGKKVYDPETGTLVIVDQTPVESMDTIRWREVPYDSIPPIQSSKATAAEESVRGNASELTGRGEFGTEFYSSYNVALILPFLTNNYDPDRGAIPENATWALQFYGGVRMAFEELENEGIKLNVTVMDSKADQRQVGQLLTSRDDVFKSHLIIGPYRPDNVEMVANFARRSGKTFVSPHSAASDISGNNPNYVQVSPTLESHCRAITRHVRKRFRPEQVILVCRDKDAEKARFGYFQEENFRIEGVRHDSVAFREYVVKEESAGFQNINLASYLPHGDTAVFILPSWSNETFVYSFLSRLKLARQADNYVEVYGMPQWQRYERIDYDLYEDLNVHVSSDSYIDPYQQDIQFFRSRFFDRYGLPPNDEAFLGHDVMLYFGRMLHKYGTKFQYAFEKDPQKMLHTRFEFERVVQPSRIYGRENAPIERFENKFVNILKFEDYQFQPDY; encoded by the coding sequence ATGATATCAGCACCAAGCCTCCTGCCACGATCGAATGGGAATAGATGGCTGTTCCTTTCTGTCCTGGCCTTGTTGCTTTCTTCCTGTGCCCTTTTCCGGCCGGCCGATGCCGATAAAAAAAAGGAGCAGGCCAGGAAGGAGGAAAAAAAGAAAGAAGAAAAGATCGCTAAAAAGGAAGAAGAACTGCTCCTTGACCCCGTGCCAGGTAAAAAGGTCTACGACCCGGAAACGGGAACCCTGGTGATCGTAGACCAGACGCCGGTGGAAAGTATGGATACCATACGATGGAGAGAAGTGCCTTACGATTCCATCCCTCCCATCCAATCGTCCAAAGCGACGGCTGCGGAAGAAAGCGTCAGGGGCAATGCTTCCGAACTGACTGGCAGGGGAGAGTTCGGCACCGAATTCTATTCTTCTTACAATGTCGCTTTGATCCTGCCTTTTCTGACCAATAATTACGACCCGGACCGCGGCGCCATTCCTGAAAACGCTACCTGGGCCCTTCAGTTCTATGGCGGTGTGCGTATGGCTTTCGAAGAACTCGAAAACGAAGGCATCAAACTCAATGTTACCGTAATGGACAGCAAGGCCGACCAACGGCAAGTGGGTCAACTGCTTACCTCGCGGGACGACGTGTTCAAATCTCACCTCATTATCGGCCCCTACCGGCCGGATAATGTGGAAATGGTGGCCAATTTTGCCAGGCGCAGCGGGAAAACCTTCGTTTCGCCCCACAGCGCCGCTTCCGATATTTCGGGCAACAACCCCAACTACGTGCAGGTGAGCCCAACGCTGGAGTCGCACTGCCGGGCCATCACCCGCCATGTGCGAAAGCGCTTCCGGCCCGAACAGGTCATCCTGGTCTGCCGGGATAAAGACGCTGAAAAGGCCCGCTTCGGCTATTTCCAGGAGGAGAATTTCCGGATTGAAGGCGTACGCCACGATTCGGTGGCGTTCAGGGAATACGTTGTCAAAGAAGAGAGCGCCGGTTTTCAGAACATCAACCTGGCCTCCTATTTGCCGCATGGAGACACTGCGGTGTTTATTCTGCCTTCCTGGTCGAATGAAACCTTTGTCTATTCTTTTCTCAGCCGCCTCAAGCTGGCCCGGCAGGCGGACAACTATGTGGAGGTCTACGGCATGCCCCAGTGGCAGCGTTATGAGCGCATCGACTACGACCTTTATGAAGACCTCAACGTGCATGTAAGCAGTGATAGTTACATAGACCCTTATCAGCAGGATATTCAGTTTTTCCGCAGCCGCTTCTTCGACCGCTACGGCTTGCCCCCTAATGATGAAGCGTTTCTGGGCCACGATGTGATGCTTTACTTCGGGCGGATGCTGCATAAATACGGCACCAAATTTCAGTACGCGTTTGAAAAGGACCCCCAGAAAATGCTGCATACCAGGTTTGAATTTGAACGGGTCGTTCAGCCGTCGCGAATTTACGGGCGGGAAAACGCCCCGATCGAACGCTTTGAAAACAAGTTCGTCAATATCCTGAAATTCGAAGATTATCAATTCCAACCGGATTACTGA
- the lpxB gene encoding lipid-A-disaccharide synthase, with translation MKYYIIAGEASGDLHGSNLIKGLREADPQAQCRAWGGDLMEAAGGQIVKHYRDLAFMGFAEVLLNLRTILGNIKFCKQDVLAYQPDALILIDYPGFNLRIAKWAKAQGLKVYYYISPQLWAWHSSRVHGIKASVDRLFVILPFEEEFYRQYDYEVDFVGHPLMDVVDEKPEKESFLEDNELSNRPIIALLPGSRKQEIERMLEVMLEVAPAFPEYQFVIAGAPSQPEGFYRRILDKAPPHAGQARLVDNQTYALLRHAEAALVTSGTATLETALFGVPQVVCYRGGRLSYLIARRLVNVEFIALANLIAGKEVVKELIQDECTADNLKTELQKLLQPEHRQRIQEGYALIRERMGQPGASRKAARLIVGYLRQEETGGQELQD, from the coding sequence ATGAAATACTACATCATCGCCGGGGAGGCTTCCGGGGACCTGCATGGCTCCAACCTCATCAAGGGGTTGCGGGAGGCCGACCCTCAGGCCCAGTGCCGCGCCTGGGGTGGCGATCTGATGGAGGCCGCCGGCGGGCAAATCGTCAAGCACTACCGCGACCTGGCCTTTATGGGGTTTGCCGAAGTGCTGCTGAACCTCCGCACCATCCTGGGCAACATCAAGTTCTGCAAGCAGGACGTTCTGGCCTATCAGCCCGATGCCCTGATCCTGATCGATTACCCGGGCTTCAACCTGCGGATCGCCAAATGGGCCAAGGCGCAGGGGCTGAAGGTATACTACTATATCTCTCCTCAATTGTGGGCGTGGCACAGCAGCCGCGTACACGGCATCAAGGCCAGCGTCGACCGCCTGTTTGTCATCCTGCCCTTTGAGGAGGAGTTCTACCGGCAATACGATTATGAGGTCGACTTCGTCGGCCACCCGTTGATGGATGTGGTGGATGAAAAGCCGGAAAAAGAAAGCTTCCTCGAAGACAACGAATTGAGCAACCGGCCCATCATTGCCCTGCTGCCTGGCAGCCGCAAACAGGAGATAGAACGCATGCTGGAAGTGATGCTGGAAGTGGCGCCTGCTTTTCCGGAATACCAGTTCGTCATTGCCGGCGCTCCGTCTCAGCCCGAAGGGTTTTACCGGCGGATACTGGACAAAGCGCCCCCCCATGCGGGCCAGGCCAGGCTGGTTGACAATCAGACTTACGCCCTGCTCCGCCACGCCGAGGCGGCCCTGGTCACTTCCGGGACCGCCACCCTGGAAACCGCCCTGTTTGGCGTACCCCAGGTGGTCTGCTACCGGGGCGGCCGCCTGTCGTACCTCATCGCCCGCCGCCTGGTCAATGTGGAGTTCATCGCCCTGGCCAACCTCATCGCCGGGAAAGAGGTGGTCAAAGAGCTGATACAGGATGAATGCACCGCCGATAACTTAAAAACAGAACTCCAGAAGCTGCTCCAGCCCGAACACCGCCAAAGGATACAAGAGGGTTATGCGCTCATCCGGGAGCGAATGGGGCAGCCGGGGGCTTCGCGCAAGGCGGCGAGATTGATTGTCGGGTATCTGAGGCAGGAGGAGACAGGAGGACAGGAGTTACAAGATTAA